ggggtcatccggaccggcggctttcactataagcggggcaatcgattgtttactttgttccccgagctgggcaactcgtttcccgctttttttactttctaattccgttttctcggcctcctccaaggctttgttctcctggttctccgcccgctctttcttctccttcaacatgagtgcctgcctacgaagttcacgtgcatagtcgtcaggcagattcttcgcggcttgggacggtgtgctcaaaaatgacttagcccacttcttttgctcatcagaaaatactggcttgggctcgggctctcttttcttcttgcagtccgccttccatttctcatgatcagcagccgcggccgcggcagtttcctcggcactacgttcccaaggccttgtggggagaggcttcaatgatggctctggtacctttgtggtcttaggtacataagggtccgggttaataatccaggactgcttctgcttctttgccggaggtggattggggggcggcgtctgatcacccgccggacgaggactggggggcggcgtctgatcacccgccggacgttgtggactggggggcgtcggctgacgtgacggaggtgtaggtgaaccgccaccaccgtaggggggtggacttgttgtccttggcgcctcgcctggaaacttgataaacttcttttgccatagaatgaaatggcgcttgacatctccaagtcttttctccccttcaggtgtagcaatgtcaatctccaggtcctcaaacccttggactatgtcctccaccgtgacacgagcatagccatcttgaatgggggtgttgtggtggagtgctccaggtaaacatggtaaagcactgccgatggctaccttcacggacatgttcccgataggataatacagatgacattctttcatctcctttatatcgtccacggggtagcgaggaggctccggtgcagtaatttcgaccaccagaggctccggtgcagtaatttcgaccaccagaggctccggtgcagtaatttcgatcgtcggtgcatctgcaccagccggtggggcctccgtggaagccacactgcttctccgctgctggcttctgagatccgctggatgatcttcatgctgcgcccgagctgcatctcgttcggctactagtacactcacggttttcttcatcacatccatttccgatgccaaccgcgccacaacatctgcttcccgatccatctttctcttccggcttctgtaaccgtacgggtcatcgttctgggggaaccctattttccacggaatgtgccccatgcctcgtacacgtcctccgtgttcaggattcccgagggcttttgtcagcgcgtcgttctctctgttgaacttgatcttcccctcttgagcatccctcattgcgtcaataagggcttgggtgggtttaattattttgccccggtaaacacagtcccctgtctccgggttcagcgttcccccatgcccgtaccaccagcttttggcccttgggtcccatccctccgtacctggacggattcctcgcgccctcagctcgttctccatcttctcccacctaggctcccaaaggcgataccctcctggccccataatatgattgtactccttcttagccgcattttccttattttttttcgatatttgaatgaactgctccgatttcttttgcttcacaaattctggccaatcatgtttcagtttctcatattgtcctttgaaatccggagtcttgttctgcttgacaaagtcatgggctagattttgcttgaatttccggaatgcgtcggccatcttatgaagagcgaactgtttgactagcctcctcctctccttgttttcctcaatcttgttaccctcctcatcgaatttgttgtattccggaggtagaacgaaatgttccataagctttttgaagcaatctttttttgttctcttatcgacaaaagtgaaaccagcaattcgtgccttctttggcttattccactcctggacggtgatcgagacgttgtctctaacaatggctccgcattggttgacaaacttggtggcgttcttgcggggctccagcggcctgccggttgcactgtcgacaacctcgatggtgcatgtttctccttgtttcatcgtcttggttgcgccacgctttgacgacgtactcgattgtttcgacgatccggccgagggctaaaataagaaagagagtcgcgcgcgttagtccacacatatttattcaaatcagttagtttgtatcaccagaggctcaatgtatatatatatacctcggcgccggaggtggttgctacttccatttgaagatcgtcgtttatcgacgtttgttcggcatcatcttgctgacggcgcccttcatcttcaccgtcaaggttcagataagaagagatatcatcttcttcttgtccggtcggcacatatagaatatcgccgtttatgatgccgaacatatgtgcttcaccgtccggatcatagttgtccataatcgggtcagctctatcgtccgccattatgtcagtcctgaaaacatgtagtaaaaacaaattaattaagtgaagaaggggggcggtggcggtggcggtggcgaaagggcggtggcaaaaggagggggcgaggaaggggtgggagagggtgtcgcggtagagcgcgagacggggcggcagacgacggcgtcacggagagggaggcgaggacaacacacatttataaccgcgcgcatcgccgcccccctcgccgccccctctccgtatatacgtttttttgttaattatcaaattttacggttttttttgttaattatcaagttttaagttattttaccgtttttgttaaactaattaactagttaaaattaaaaagaacaaaaaaaattctctctctctctctctctctctctcgatcatcgctctctgtagagcagcgttgagggcggcgaggccggcggcccgaggtggattggggggcggcgttgagggcggcgaggccggccggcggcgttgagggcagcgaggccggccggcggcgttgagggcgggcgagaggcggcgcggtgggcgagggaggccggcgggcggcgtacgagggcgagagggggcggcgggcgccgtacgtgggcgagagggggcggcgggcgacggcgggcggcgtcgagggcgagggcgacggcgggcggcgtcgagggcgagggcgacggcgggcggcgtcgagggcgagggcgacggcggcggtgttgATTCGGAGAAGACGAGAAGGGGTTCGGGGCCctcgtatttatagcccccccctttagtcgcggttggggaggcgacccgcgactaaagggtacctttagtcgcggttggagaggcgacccgcgactaaagggtaacctttagtcgcggttggggaggcgacccgcgactaaagggctttttcggcgggtttttgttcccgcgcgcaacgacctttagtcgcggttgggcaggccaaccgcgactaaaggtattcttaaaatactttttctttttcaaaatgttaagaatacaaataatatatcgaaaaattcagaaaaataaaactaattcaattcaatatgttaaaaacacaaataatatatcaaaaaattcagaaaaataaaactaattcaattcaaaatgttaaaaatacaaataatatatcaaaaaattcagaaaaataaaactaattcaattcaatatgttaaaaacacaaataatatatcaaaaaattcagaaaaataaaactaattcaattcaatatgttaaaaacacaaatattatatcaaaaaattcagaaaaataaaactaattcaattcaaaatgttaaaaatacaaataatatatcaaaaaattcagaaaaataaaactaattcaattcaatatgttaaaaacacaaataatatatcaaaaaattcagaaaaataaaactaattcaattcaatatgttaaaaacacaaatattatatcaaaaaattcagaaaaataaaactaattcaattcaaaattctaaaaatacaaataatatatcaaaaaattaagaaaaataaaactagttcaattcaaaatgttaaaaatacaaataatatatcaaaaaattcagaaaaataaaactaattcaattcaaaattttatacgcctaggcaggagtatgactaaatcactccaaatttcatgtatcatcagtggtatctcgaatcattcgaaaatggacaccaaacacatcacgggtaatataattcacatgatccattcaacaaagtttggtacaataaattattacacatcatttcttcccttgtgtccctgcttgcttacgattgtgccgtatccatggagcatcctcatcatttaacttaatgcttgggtcggtgttcactttgaagggcggaatttcagcaaacatattataatcttctgacatgtctgtcttgtcctccactcccacgatgtttcttttccctgaaagaacaatgtggcgctttggatcatcgcatgatgtactgatcgttttcttatctttccgtttcctcggtttgctactcatgtccttcacatagaaaacctgagcgacatctttcgctaggacgaatggttcgtcaaggtaaccaagattgttgaaatccaccattgtcattccgtattgctggtccacctttaccccacctcctgttagcttgaaccatttgcaccggaacaaagggaccttaaaggagggtccatagtcaagttcccatatctcctctatgtaaccataatatgtgaccttttgcccattctcggttgctgcatcaaagcggacaccactgttttggttggtgctctttttatcttgggcgatcgtgtaaaatgtattcccatttatctcgtacccttggaaagtcgttatagtcgaagatggtgtcttggccaacatgtacagctgatctacaacatcattgtcattcattaaatgttttctcaaccaactgccgaaagtctccatgtgggccttcctaatccaggattcaggcttccccgggttgtccgagcgtaaaatattcttgtgtttctcaaagtacggagccaccaagctggaattggtcagtacagtgtggtgtgcttcagtcagagaatggccgtccatacatgtcgttgatttccttccgatcgtgccttttccacttagtctcccctcgtgccgcgatcgaggaagaccaatcggcttaaggtcaggaacaaagtcaacacaaaactcaattacctcctcatttccatagcccttggcgatgcttccttctggcctagcacggttacgaacatatttctttaatactcccatgaacctctcgaaggggaacatattgtgtagaaatacaggaccgagaatgaaaatctcttcgactaggtgaaccaagaggtgcgtcataatattgaagaaggatggcgggaacaccaactcgaaactgacaagacattgaatcacatcgttctgtaaccgtggtagatcttctggattgattaccttctgagagattgcattgaggaatgcacatagcttcacaatggctactcgaacattttccggcaggagccccctcaaagcaatcggaagcaattgcgtcataatcacgtggcagtcgtgagacttcaggttttggaactttttctccgccatgtttattattccctttatattggacgagaatccagacgggaccttcatactgctcaggcattcaaaaaagatgaccttctcttctttggtcagagcgtagctggcacgaccttgaaaccattccggatgccggtcatcagggtctttcaaacgttgctggtcctgccgtgcttcctttgtatcatttgtcttcccatacacgcccaagaagcttaggaggttcacgcaaatattcttcgtaacgtgcatcacgtcgattgcagagcggacttctaggactNNNNNNNNNNggaactgattgtccgccaggaccctttccaaagatgactttcaaatccttgaccatatcaaatacctcagcaccagtgcgttccgcaggcttcggccggtgatctgccttgccgttgtaatgcttgcctttctttcttactggatgaattttcggaagaaatcgacaatgcccaaggtacacgttcttcttacaatttggcaaatgtacactttcagtctcatgtaagcagtgcgtgcatgcattgtatcccttatttgacagtcccgaaaggttactaagagcaggccaatcgttgatggttacgaaaagcaacgctcgtaggtNNNNNNNNNNNNNNNNNNNNNNNNNNNNNNNNNNNNNNNNNNNNNNNNNNNNNNNNNNNNNNNNNNNNNNNNNNNNNNNNNNNNNNNNNNNNNNNNNNNNNNNNNNNNNNNNNNNNNNNNNNNNNNNNNNNNNNNNNNNNNNNNNNNNNNNNNNNNNNNNNNNNNNNNNNNNNNNNNNNNNNNNNNNNNNNNNNNNNNNNNNNNNNNNNNNNNNNNNNNNNNNNNNNNNNNNNNNNNNNNNNNNNNNNNNNNNNNNNNNNNNNNNNNNNNNNNNNNNNNNNNNNNNNNNNNNNNNNNNNNNNNNNNNNNNNNNNNNNNNNNNNNNNNNNNNNNNNNNNNNNNNNNNNNNNNNNNNNNNNNNNNNNNNNNNNNNNNNNNNNNNNNNNNNNNNNNNNNNNNNNNNNNNNNNNNNNNNNNNNNNNNNNNNNNNNNNNNNNNNNNNNNNNNNNNNNNNNNNNNNNNNNNNNNNNNNNNNNNNNNNNNNNNNNNNNNNNNNNNNNNNNNNNNNNNNNNNNNNNNNNNNNNNNNNNNNNNNNNNNNNNNNNNNNNNNNNNNNNNNNNNNNNNNNNNNNNNNNNNNNNNNNNNNNNNNNNNNNNNNNNNNNNNNNNNNNNNNNNNNNNNNNNNNNNNNNNNNNNNNNNNNNNNNNNNNNNNNNNNNNNNNNNNNNNNNNNNNNNNNNNNNNNNNNNNNNNNNNNNNNNNNNNNNNNNNNNNNNNNNNNNNNNNNNNNNNNNNNNNNNNNNNNNNNNNNNNNNNNNNNNNNNNNNNNNNNNNNNNNNNNNNNNNNNNNNNNNNNNNNNNNNNNNNNNNNNNNNNNNNNNNNNNNNNNNNNNNNNNNNNNNNNNNNNNNNNNNNNNNNNNNNNNNNNNNNNNNNNNNNNNNNNNNNNNNNNNNNNNNNNNNNNNNNNNNNNNNNNNNNNNNNNNNNNNNNNNNNNNNNNNNNNNNNNNNNNNNNNNNNNNNNNNNNNNNNNNNNNNNNNNNNNNNNNNNNNNNNNNNNNNNNNNNNNNNNNNNNNNNNNNNNNNNNNNNNNNNNNNNNNNNNNNNNNNNNNNNNNNNNNNNNNNNNNNNNNNNNNNNNNNNNNNNNNNNNNNNNNNNNNNNNNNNNNNNNNNNNNNNNNNNNNNNNNNNNNNNNNNNNNNNNNNNNNNNNNNNNNNNNNNNNNNNNNNNNNNNNNNNNNNNNNNNNNNNNNNNNNNNNNNNNNNNNNNNNNNNNNNNNNNNNNNNNNNNNNNNNNNNNNNNNNNNNNNNNNNNNNNNNNNNNNNNNNNNNNNNNNNNNNNNNNNNNNNNNNNNNNNNNNNNNNNNNNNNNNNNNNNNNNNNNNNNNNNNNNNNNNNNNNNNNNNNNNNNNNNNNNNNNNNNNNNNNNNNNNNNNNNNNNNNNNNNNNNNNNNNNNNNNNNNNNNNNNNNNNNNNNNNNNNNNNNNNNNNNNtagtcgcggttggcctggccaaccgcggctaaagcccctcacgtgcaccagctggccaccgagcgccctggcccaagcctttggtcgcggttcgtctgccgaaccgcgactaaagacttcattagtcgcggttcctacagtttcgcgactaatggggctggacggaagcctctttttctaccagtgagggTCAGATTAATACAACATAATATTTGAGGTCCTATAATTTCTACAAATACGAGCAGTCGGCGACGGGTAGGAACGGCCACGTGTAGGGGTGAAGGGTTTTCGGTGGATCAGGTTAGTCAAGAGCAGTCGTGGTTGCAATCCGGACGCCCACAAAGCCCCCACTCTCATAGTTTGTCTCCAGTTTATGGAGAAAAATACGACCGGACGGGCCTTCGGACAAACATATACATGGCATGTCCTGGTGTAGAAATTTCATCGAGAGTTCCCAGGGCATCTCCTACCAACCCCTCAAACCATCCTTAACTATTTGGACCGCAGAGTTAACAGGGCATCTCTAACCCGGCCCTCAAACCATCCGTGACCCGTTAACTCTCGATGTAATTTTTGATTCCCAGAAAAAAGAACTTCGATGAAATTTCTACACCAGGGCATGTCACGTACACGTTCGTCCGATTTACTCCTCAACCTAGTTCCCAGAGTGCAATATCCTGCAAAATTAAGCTGATCAGTTTCGTTGGTTGGTCACATAGAGATCATTCGCGGTCCCCACTCGATAGCGCTATcaggctggtcacagtggggaggaacttaggagtaacatcacacactccaatacaactttgcttatgtggcacgtatttaatgaagaaagaggtgcttgtggtaactagctaagttaccggaacatcacacacttcaagaaacaatgagtctataacctaataaatacattgttgcatgacactacatagatgttcctacccactatggaggtagtaacatagtctagggaagtgtgaagttactagcttatgttcttgcccattgtgaccagcctcaaCGACTTCAAATCCTAGCCCACCACAGAATACCACTTTGCATGCATATTGATTAGAACCCCCAAAGTCCACCACGCACCAAGAAAAGGAAGAATTGCGTAGGGCAGAATACAAATATAGATGCTTGTGGCACCGTCTTGTAGCTGCTGGTGGTAGCTAGGTTTGATTTCACTTTCGAACTGATTAATCCATGACGAACTCGTCTTGTCAACGTCAGAAAGGGACTTTTCTTAATCTTCAATTGTGGTTAATtagtactccctttgtaaataaataTAAAAGCTTTAGGTCATTAAACCATTTTATATTTGTTtgcagagggagtacatgatagtGATACTATAAATAATCGgaccatgcatgtacatgcatatGTATCGATCCTGTGTGTACATTTATACGAAATTCTGCATGAGCTACACGCATGTATTAGTGTCTATGTTCATCCATTTTGATCTGTATTAAGTCCACATCAAAATATCTAAAACATCTCATaattaggaacagagggagtatacgcATTAATTAATGTTTATTTCAAGAAGCAAATCTTCGCTGCTACATGTTCATTTCGCTCTGTAAAAAAACATTCATGCCCGTGCACGTAGGGATGTAAACATGCTCGTTTAAGCCCACTTGTCAGTATAACAGTTCAATACAACTATTTTCTGAGAAAATTAACTACGAGCTAACTGAAGTTAACTAATGTTTATTGCGTCATTTACATCCCACATGCACGAGCTGTTTCAACTTTTAAAATTCTAACAGACCGACTAGCCGAGTCTAATTAGCCAGCTATAGCCAAATGCGTGTAGGGGCAGCTAACCAAATTCCATGGTCATATACTCATATTTTTCAAAGAGACTGACGATATGATAGCCAACATGTTTGAAGCCAGTGGAGGTTGACCCCAGCCACGACTGCAACGCCACCACAAACAGgaaacgctctctctctctctctgtctctctcacacacacacacacacacacacacacacatcgccTATAAAACATTccatcgcctataaaaggagagcCCCAAGCCAACGCCAAGCAACACATACTACACACATGTAAATTCACATCGATCGAAATCTAACCTTTAGCTGACAGCTAGCTATATACGTATATACTAGCTAGTATCTCCTACGTTCGTCAGCGATCCACCGACGATGAGGGAGCTGATCCGGCGGCTGAGCTTCTCGGACCGgctgagcgacggcagcagcgccgTGCCGCGCGGGTGCGTGCCGGTGCTGGTggtgggcgacggcgacgacgacgaggaatgcGAGCGGTTCGTGGTGCGGGTAGAGACGCTGCGGCACCCTTCGCTGGCGGCGCTGCTGGAGATGGCGGCGCAGGAGTTCGGCTACAAGCAGGAGGGCATCCTCCGCGTCCCCTGCGCCATCCACCAGTTCAGGCAGGCGCTCACCACCGCCGCCGTCTCAAGGGCTACTGATTAGCAATTAGTTAATTCTCCAGTTAATCGATCGGTCGACTTCTTCAGGTAATTAAGGAGCGATTTTTTGGTGCCGTTCACTCGTTGACTCTCCTACGcctgttgtcttctcttttgcctTTTGTTTTCTCTGGTTGGTGATTTACGTGAGAGGGTTGCCATATGTATGCATGTGCGCTTTATAACGCGCATTGTAATTTACGTTGGACCTCTTGTCAGAAATAACAAGTGAAATAATTTTCCTCAACAAGTGAAATAATTAAATATTCACGCTGGTTATATGTAAGTGGAGTGAAAATTTTCTCGGCATAACTAAATTCAAGGCGCAGCACTGTGGCGGTGTGGCCGCCCGGGCAAGTGGTATCAAGGCCCAAGGACCGGCAAGGCCACGACCAGGAACAAGTCATGGCCGCCGGAGGCGAGCAAGAAGGTTGATGATTTGGAGTGTAGCTCACCGGAAAAATTGGTTGGTGCGCCAGATTAGAGGGATGATGGTGGCGGCGGCAGCAACCGTGATGGGGGAGGTGAAGGAGGGCGGGGTGGTGAGGTCGAATGGTAGTACCATTGGGCGCGAGTGACAAAGGCAGGCGGATAGGGCAGGGAAGTGCGCGGCGCGGGAGAAAGAAAATGAACAATTGCACGATCCTGACCGTTGGATTGAGATCTGGTGGCCCACAAAAGTGACTTGCAGAGAAAATAATCCAGTCAACTTACACATAGTTGGTCATTTGAATATTTAGTATGCACGTGTTTCCCCTCATTGGGCTGTTTTTTTAACGAATGAGAATGAGCGTGCCAtcctaagagagagagagagagagacagaatgGGAGTGGCATGTTTACTGCTCATGACGCAGAAGCCCACATGTAAACACCTATTTTGGGTTTTCAATTCTCATGTTTATTTCCATTAAAAAATGAGGGTTTATTTTGCAAAGCCTTCGGGCCTTACCATAACACCATGATAAAAAGAAAAGTAGCGAACCAATTCTATGGTTGAATAGTTAGAGGGATAGTGATATTCACAGCCGATCAAGGTTTAAGTCTTGGTGCTCGCAtcatttctgaatttattttatgATTTCGACGATGTGCTTTCAGTGGAAGGAAACATTTCCATCGACGAAGATActcctacggtgacttcgtaaatctcaaaatgatatgccggctcaatctCCCAAAGATGCTAaaagggatagggtgtgcgtgtggcGTTCATAAGGGTGAATGTATGCGCATATGTATGAGCGCTTGggtctgtactgtgttcaaaaaagaCAAAAAGATAAGTAGAAACATAGTTGAGGTCGATAACGTACTAGCTGTTTTTCCATAGTTGAGTAACGACCACGTATAGATCCAAGCAGACGCCCGAAAGATGACCTGTTTTTGTGATAGTTTGCCTGTTAAAAGTGACATCAcattactagggaaaaccttacacAAAATTTTAGCAGCAACGCGGTACAggaagaggcgctactgctaagtagcagtagcatgggagcaaaacaagcgctactgctactgatttagcagtagcgcggctcggtGGAATCACGCAGCTACTAAAATTCACCGACCGTTCCCGCCACCctaggtttagcagtagcgcgccgcACCGCTGataaagtaatagtagtagcgcgcttctTTTGGCTGACACTACTGCTAATTTTGAAACTGACCACATGGCGGGCcccgcttagtagtagcgcgtgcccCAGAAGCTCGCTGCTGCTATcttattagcagtagcgcggtttaccaccagcgctactgctaagctgcAACATATACCACCTTTTTCCCAACCCCTCCCCGTCCCCCATATCCTCTCCTCACTTTTGcctacctcccacctcctctctccctcattttGCTTCTTCCTCACAACTGCccccccattactctccttcttctacctacctttttctctctttattactcctaactaactacaccacctccattaatgcatctcctttctcttttttcttccccctctactagttaaagttgtctcctcccaaattagctagctaggtaaatgtagcatttagtgaagtgacctatgtgcccctaactagatctagctttgtcaagaagagctttgtccacttttgatctccctacatcatcatctccaccgtgtcctcgatctcgagataggtgcttaaaaattcatgcttttgcaagaatggaaatatgtgtatgtgtgtgcgatATGATAATTGGGTGATATGATGGAAATTCTGTGTGTGGCGTGAGTTGACGCCGAATTGTGcttgtgagttgcctatgttttgccaaaatgtcgatttatttccgttttggCAAATTccaggcaaactctagatctatatgtcctatttttagggaaggtaatgccgaatttttgtatgactttgatgcatgcatgcatttttataatcaatttgtttattattaccgtgcaggcaTTCATGATGGTCattggaacgatggtggacaggtggttgcggtcggcggtgcaggagatgaaagaaaataacctgacagaggttttatgtccgtatcaaagatgcaaaggaatagtttggcttgacccctatgacgatggtcgtgtcgaagcgcacctgctcatgactgatttcatggatggctatacttggtggataattgaggtgaggatgatgatgttgaggacgccgacggggcaggcaatgatgacatggga
The sequence above is drawn from the Triticum aestivum cultivar Chinese Spring chromosome 7A, IWGSC CS RefSeq v2.1, whole genome shotgun sequence genome and encodes:
- the LOC123147536 gene encoding auxin-responsive protein SAUR71-like, which encodes MRELIRRLSFSDRLSDGSSAVPRGCVPVLVVGDGDDDEECERFVVRVETLRHPSLAALLEMAAQEFGYKQEGILRVPCAIHQFRQALTTAAVSRATD